The following proteins are co-located in the Desulfurella sp. genome:
- a CDS encoding CaiB/BaiF CoA-transferase family protein — MYQILNDLTVLDLTNVLAGPFCTYHLAMMGANVIKIERPKDGDLARKLGASKKLNKKLLGSSFLAQNAGKKSVILDLKNKNDLEKFYKLAKKADIVVENFKPGTIKKLKIDYDILSNLNTQIIYCSISGFGQYGQLSNKVAYDQIIQGLSGVMSLNGTKEINPLRCGFPICDTVGGLTATMAILAALYFRIKKHKGTYIDISMFDSMLPMLGWAASNFLIANKKPELLGNDNFTAAPSGTFITKNGLINIAANEDKQWINLCKAIKRNDLILDVRFADREKRKENRVSLNKILNEILKKRTTDFWVDLFEKYDIPSGEILDLSKVLKLSHTKERNMLIPMRLDYLNRTINIINIAPKFSNIKEESVSPPPTLGEHSEAILNSL, encoded by the coding sequence ATGTATCAAATTCTTAACGATTTAACTGTATTAGATCTAACAAATGTATTAGCAGGTCCTTTTTGTACATATCATCTTGCTATGATGGGAGCAAATGTTATAAAGATAGAAAGACCTAAAGATGGTGATTTGGCAAGAAAACTTGGCGCTAGTAAAAAATTAAACAAAAAATTACTTGGTTCATCTTTCCTTGCACAAAATGCAGGCAAAAAAAGTGTTATATTAGATTTAAAAAACAAAAATGATTTAGAAAAGTTTTATAAATTAGCAAAAAAGGCAGATATTGTGGTGGAAAATTTTAAACCAGGTACAATAAAGAAACTAAAAATTGATTATGATATATTGTCAAATCTTAATACTCAAATAATTTATTGCTCAATATCCGGATTTGGACAATACGGACAGCTATCAAATAAAGTAGCATATGACCAAATTATTCAAGGCCTTAGTGGAGTTATGTCATTAAATGGTACAAAAGAAATCAACCCGCTAAGGTGTGGGTTCCCAATTTGCGATACAGTTGGCGGTTTGACTGCTACTATGGCGATATTAGCAGCTTTATATTTTAGAATTAAAAAACATAAAGGAACTTACATTGATATTTCAATGTTTGATTCGATGCTTCCTATGCTCGGTTGGGCAGCATCGAATTTTTTAATAGCAAACAAAAAACCAGAGCTTTTAGGAAATGACAATTTCACAGCAGCTCCATCAGGCACTTTTATAACAAAAAACGGCCTAATTAACATTGCGGCAAATGAGGATAAGCAATGGATAAATTTATGTAAAGCAATTAAAAGAAATGATTTAATATTAGATGTTCGATTTGCTGATAGAGAAAAACGCAAAGAAAACAGAGTATCATTAAATAAGATATTAAATGAAATTCTTAAAAAACGCACTACTGATTTTTGGGTGGACCTTTTTGAGAAATACGACATACCTTCTGGTGAAATTTTAGATTTATCAAAAGTACTCAAATTAAGTCATACAAAAGAACGCAATATGCTCATTCCTATGCGCCTAGATTATTTAAATAGAACAATAAATATAATAAATATTGCACCTAAGTTCTCAAATATTAAAGAGGAGTCTGTGTCTCCTCCTCCAACCTTAGGAGAACATTCAGAAGCTATATTAAACAGCCTTTGA